A genomic stretch from Glaciecola nitratireducens FR1064 includes:
- a CDS encoding helix-turn-helix domain-containing protein — MNTKLLTTKETANILSVSEAFLERDRWAGARIPFIKVGTRAIRYRMQDIERYLNENLCWSTSEGA, encoded by the coding sequence ATGAACACAAAGCTACTAACCACTAAAGAAACTGCAAACATCTTAAGCGTGAGCGAAGCCTTTCTTGAGCGAGACAGATGGGCAGGTGCGCGCATTCCCTTTATCAAAGTAGGTACAAGAGCCATCCGATATCGCATGCAAGATATTGAACGCTATTTAAATGAAAACTTGTGTTGGTCTACCAGTGAGGGCGCATAA